Proteins co-encoded in one Bacillus paramycoides genomic window:
- a CDS encoding cysteine desulfurase family protein: MERIYLDHAATSPTHPEVVEKMIPYMTETFGNPSSIHFYGRQTRHAVDEARRACARSIHANPNEIIFTSGGTEADNLALIGVARANRHKGNHIITTQIEHHAILHTCELLEREGFEVTYLPVDETGRVQVSDIQKALTEETILVSVMFGNNEVGTMQPIAEIGKLLKEHQAYFHTDAVQAYGLVEIDVKEFGIDLLSISAHKINGPKGVGFLYAGADVKFEPLLIGGEQERKRRAGTENVPSIAGLQHAILIAEKTREQKNAQYEEFKDIMVSVFKNEDITFEVNGNLEYRLPHVLNISFTGMNIEPFLVNLDLAGIAVSSGSACTAGSIDPSHVLVAMFGKDSDQIRSSVRFSFGLGNTKEQIEKAAYETVKIVKRLTQN; this comes from the coding sequence ATGGAACGCATTTACTTAGATCATGCTGCGACATCTCCGACTCACCCAGAAGTGGTCGAAAAGATGATTCCATATATGACAGAAACATTCGGAAACCCGTCTAGTATTCACTTTTATGGACGTCAAACGCGCCATGCAGTAGATGAGGCAAGACGCGCATGTGCACGTAGCATTCATGCGAATCCGAATGAAATTATATTTACGAGCGGTGGTACAGAAGCTGATAATTTAGCGCTTATCGGTGTAGCACGTGCGAACCGTCATAAAGGTAACCATATTATAACGACGCAAATTGAACATCATGCGATTTTGCATACGTGTGAATTGTTAGAGCGTGAAGGGTTTGAAGTGACATATTTACCTGTTGATGAAACAGGGCGCGTTCAAGTTTCTGACATACAAAAGGCATTAACGGAAGAGACAATTCTCGTATCCGTTATGTTTGGGAATAATGAAGTTGGGACGATGCAACCAATTGCGGAAATAGGTAAGTTGTTAAAAGAGCATCAAGCTTATTTTCATACAGATGCGGTACAAGCTTACGGTTTAGTAGAAATTGATGTGAAAGAGTTTGGTATTGATTTATTATCGATTTCAGCTCATAAAATTAACGGGCCAAAAGGTGTCGGATTCCTATACGCTGGTGCAGATGTGAAATTTGAACCGTTATTAATAGGCGGGGAGCAAGAAAGAAAACGCCGTGCTGGTACGGAAAATGTGCCTAGTATTGCTGGGCTTCAGCATGCAATTCTTATAGCTGAAAAAACTCGTGAGCAAAAAAATGCCCAATATGAAGAGTTTAAAGATATAATGGTATCTGTCTTCAAAAATGAAGATATTACTTTCGAGGTAAACGGAAACTTAGAATATCGCTTACCACATGTGCTTAATATTAGTTTTACAGGAATGAACATTGAACCGTTTCTTGTGAACTTAGACTTAGCTGGCATTGCAGTGTCAAGTGGTTCGGCTTGTACAGCTGGTTCGATTGATCCATCACATGTATTAGTAGCGATGTTCGGAAAAGACTCCGATCAAATACGTTCATCCGTACGCTTTAGTTTCGGACTTGGAAATACGAAAGAGCAAATTGAGAAAGCGGCGTACGAAACAGTGAAAATCGTGAAGCGATTAACACAAAATTAG